From one Planococcus citri chromosome 3, ihPlaCitr1.1, whole genome shotgun sequence genomic stretch:
- the LOC135838495 gene encoding uncharacterized protein LOC135838495 codes for MTLTLVQFVPSANILNLPPTGRKRSVRTPETTDRVRHSVQTTPTTSIRKRALNLKIKPTSLQRILSEDLSFHPYKILIIQKLQKTDFVRRKSFAEDMLTRIDTGEIPLNSLLFTDEAHFYLNGDVNKQNMRYWSTENPMIIHEKPLHSAKLTVWMGVAKFGIVGPYVFDETVNGERYRKMLNEFLIPELKRRHKYRVTWFQQDGATCHSATDTISLLREHFGHRIISLNTEISWPPRSPDFSVCDFFLWGYLKSKVYQDDPRTLKQLLDNIIRESRLIRREMLNKVFNNFKKRLVDCVKNDGKHLGGIIFKT; via the exons atgactcttacattagtgcaattcgtgccttccgcaaacattttaaacttaccg cctacaggtcggaaaagatcagtaagaacgccagaaacaacggaccgagtaaggcattcagtacagactacccctaccacttcaatacgtaaacgagcgttaaatttaaaaatcaaaccaacttctctgcaacgaattttatctgaagacctcagtttccatccatataagattttaatcattcaaaagttacaaaaaactgattttgtgagaagaaaatcatttgccgaggatatgcttacaagaattgatactggtgagattccattgaactcgttactctttactgatgaagctcatttttatctaaacggtgatgtgaataaacaaaatatgcgctactggtcgacagagaatccgatgataatacatgagaaacctctacactccgctaagttgactgtttggatgggcgtggctaaattcggtatagtgggaccgtatgtgtttgatgaaacggtgaacggtgagaggtatcgcaaaatgttaaacgagtttctcattcctgaattgaaacgcagacacaagtatagagttacttggttccaacaggatggcgctacctgtcattccgcaacggacacgatttctttattgcgtgagcattttggtcatcgaataatttcgctgaacacagaaatttcatggccacctcgatcccctgatttttcagtatgtgatttttttttatggggttacctcaagtcaaaagtatatcaagatgatcctaggactctgaaacagctcctagataatattattcgtgaatcaagactgattagaagagaaatgctcaacaaagtgttcaataattttaaaaaacgtttggtcgattgtgtcaaaaatgatggaaaacatcttggtggaataatttttaaaacttaa
- the LOC135838493 gene encoding uncharacterized protein LOC135838493 yields MKEGNDNNTSSSKNDMDHKVVENECGDGIFHPMIWQGCSDEANQIQTNSSNLTLSNESQFQVTHEQTNSSSQSNEIKFEELDLHLEDACYDILYATSSGQINSMTVNSTIVPSITQADSDPTEEELKLRLSKFGAEDIEIVGLRIQPAKDGVVVGIRARDDNNVCKFNSKEVTRLWPQLYLSYLESHVVFEDKCSTM; encoded by the exons ATGAAAGAAGGCAATGATAATAATACTAG TTCATCCAAAAACGATATGGATCATAAAGTCGTTGAAAATGAATGCGGAGATGGAATATTTCACCCAATGATATGGCAGGGCTGTTCGGATGAAGCGAACCAGATACAGACCAATTCTTCGAATCTCACTCTCAGTAATGAAAGCCAATTTCAAGTGACACACGAACAAACCAATTCTTCGAGCCAAagtaatgaaattaaatttgaggAACTGGATCTGCATCTTGAGGATGCCTGTTATGATATTTTGTATGCCACCTCATCGGGTCAGATCAACAGTATGACGGTAAATTCCACGATTGTTCCTTCGATTACTCAGGCTGATTCTGATCCGACTGAAGAAGAATTGAAGTTACGTTTAAGTAAGTTCGGTGCCGAGGATATTGAAATAGTTGGATTGCGAATTCAACCAGCCAAAGATGGAGTCGTAGTTGGTATTCGAGCGAGAGATGACAATAATGTATGTAAATTCAATTCGAAAGAAGTCACTCGCCTGTGGCCACAGTTGTACTTATCGTATTTAGAGAGTCATGTTGTATTCGAAGACAAGTGTTCAACTATGTGA